A window from Gottschalkiaceae bacterium SANA encodes these proteins:
- the guaD gene encoding guanine deaminase: MTHYASIFKGTAFSSRSPKEVQVLEDHLFFINTQGMIERVVSPESKDYQPLLDIHQDADHFHCLADGQVFLPGFIDLHVHAPQWAQAGIALDIPLYEWLNKYTFPLESKFCNLDFAKLVYEDLVRTLLTNGTTTVQYFATVHKDASLLLAEICAEKGQRGLVGKVVMDDSEQNPPYYRDLTTETALQDTEEFILAVRKLSKSTKQGVYPVVTPRFIPSCTDGALKGLGELAAKYNTHIQSHCSESDWAHKYVIDRFNKHDAFALNDFGLLTDKSVMAHCNFLDDNDAALFAKTGTAIAHSPLSNAYFANSVLPLAHLQGMGVQIGLDTDLSGGFSPSLYDNIRQAVMSSRMLEDGVNPALPAEKRGKPGSRITMNEAFYLATAGGGESLSLPIGRLEENYAWDVQIVDTKIPSAKLPIFSSNEDLEDQFQKILYLARPENIREVWVQGEMVHKRLK; this comes from the coding sequence ATGACCCATTACGCAAGCATATTTAAAGGAACTGCATTTTCAAGCAGGTCACCAAAAGAAGTACAAGTATTAGAGGACCATCTCTTCTTCATCAATACACAAGGGATGATTGAAAGGGTTGTTTCACCGGAAAGCAAAGACTATCAACCCCTTCTCGACATCCATCAAGATGCAGATCATTTTCATTGTTTGGCCGATGGGCAAGTTTTCTTGCCTGGATTTATCGACTTGCATGTTCACGCGCCACAATGGGCGCAAGCCGGAATCGCGTTGGATATTCCCCTTTATGAATGGCTTAACAAGTACACCTTCCCTTTGGAATCCAAATTTTGTAACCTCGACTTTGCAAAACTTGTTTACGAAGATTTGGTCAGAACATTATTAACGAATGGAACAACAACCGTGCAATACTTTGCAACGGTTCACAAGGATGCCAGTTTATTGTTGGCTGAAATTTGTGCAGAAAAAGGACAACGCGGCTTGGTTGGAAAAGTGGTAATGGATGATTCAGAGCAAAATCCACCCTATTACCGCGATCTTACAACAGAAACCGCCTTGCAAGACACCGAGGAATTTATTTTAGCTGTTCGGAAATTATCAAAATCCACCAAACAAGGCGTTTACCCCGTTGTAACTCCTCGCTTTATCCCAAGCTGCACAGACGGAGCATTAAAAGGGTTGGGTGAATTAGCCGCCAAGTACAATACCCATATTCAATCCCATTGCAGCGAAAGCGATTGGGCCCATAAATACGTAATCGATCGATTTAACAAACACGATGCCTTTGCATTAAACGACTTTGGCTTATTGACCGATAAATCAGTGATGGCGCATTGCAATTTCTTGGACGACAACGATGCTGCTTTATTTGCAAAAACAGGTACAGCCATCGCCCACAGTCCCCTGTCGAATGCCTACTTTGCCAATAGTGTTCTTCCTCTTGCACATCTTCAAGGGATGGGGGTTCAAATCGGTCTGGACACCGACTTGTCTGGTGGTTTCTCTCCAAGCCTTTACGACAATATTCGCCAAGCTGTAATGTCCTCGCGCATGCTGGAAGATGGCGTAAACCCGGCCCTTCCTGCTGAAAAGCGTGGCAAACCCGGCTCGCGAATCACCATGAATGAAGCCTTTTATCTTGCCACTGCTGGCGGCGGTGAGAGCTTGAGCCTTCCCATCGGCCGTTTGGAGGAAAACTATGCATGGGATGTGCAGATTGTTGACACAAAAATCCCATCCGCAAAATTGCCAATCTTTTCTTCAAATGAAGATCTAGAAGATCAATTCCAAAAAATCTTATACCTGGCCCGCCCAGAAAATATCCGTGAAGTCTGGGTTCAAGGCGAGATGGTTCACAAAAGACTAAAATAA
- a CDS encoding flavocytochrome c codes for MNKENIRWHHTVDVLVVGTGFAGLSAAIEASIHDADVLIIEKMHSYGGNSIISDGGIAAPNTCLQKKEGIQDNEALMYQDMLHAGLGLNFPNLLHTLVANAKDAFQWTIDELQVPYIDRVDQFGGHSVARCYTPERKSGATMIKRMIQKTKSLGIPIHYCTSFQSFIVDDEGKIIGASLLDQYDYKKKTGIVKNVKTKKGVILATGGYGADVPFRQLQDPRLTAEIDTTNKPFATAEALKAALAIHASAVQLSQIQLGAWSSPDEKGYGDGPLFADYILFQYGVIINPKNAKRIVNELGDRKIISDALLSLGHPCVGIADHHAVQHAGWDLTRAMKKGVVKTFSSLDDLAAYYALNSLDLQDTIHTFNQYVESGLDPDFGKMIVKDAAPIQEPPFYAMKLWPKVHFVMGGLGITEKAQVLDYHGHVIEGLYAAGEVAGGVHGASRLGSCAVTECIVFGRIAGQEVCSK; via the coding sequence ATGAACAAGGAAAATATAAGATGGCACCACACGGTCGATGTTCTTGTTGTCGGCACTGGTTTTGCAGGCCTTTCAGCTGCCATTGAGGCAAGCATCCATGATGCAGATGTGCTTATTATTGAAAAAATGCATAGCTATGGCGGAAATTCCATCATCAGTGATGGAGGCATTGCTGCACCAAACACTTGTCTTCAAAAGAAGGAAGGGATTCAAGATAACGAAGCTTTGATGTACCAAGATATGCTGCATGCTGGATTGGGACTCAATTTTCCAAATCTTTTACATACTCTTGTTGCAAATGCAAAAGATGCATTTCAGTGGACAATCGATGAATTACAAGTGCCCTATATAGATCGTGTCGATCAATTTGGCGGTCATTCCGTTGCGCGTTGTTATACGCCTGAAAGAAAGAGCGGGGCTACCATGATAAAAAGAATGATTCAAAAAACAAAATCCTTAGGGATTCCCATTCACTATTGCACCTCATTTCAATCCTTCATTGTAGATGATGAAGGAAAAATAATCGGTGCTTCACTCTTGGATCAATATGATTACAAAAAGAAGACTGGAATCGTAAAAAACGTAAAAACGAAAAAAGGGGTGATTCTTGCAACCGGTGGCTATGGCGCCGATGTTCCCTTTAGACAATTGCAAGATCCACGACTAACAGCCGAAATTGACACTACAAACAAGCCCTTTGCCACTGCAGAAGCACTCAAGGCTGCCTTGGCCATCCATGCTTCTGCTGTTCAATTGTCACAAATACAATTGGGAGCCTGGTCTTCTCCTGACGAAAAAGGCTACGGCGATGGACCACTTTTTGCCGACTATATTCTATTTCAATATGGTGTCATCATCAATCCCAAAAACGCAAAACGTATTGTTAATGAACTTGGTGATCGGAAAATCATCAGCGACGCCCTTCTTTCCCTTGGCCATCCATGTGTCGGAATCGCTGATCATCATGCTGTTCAACATGCAGGCTGGGATCTCACAAGAGCAATGAAAAAAGGGGTTGTTAAAACATTTTCTTCCCTAGATGATCTAGCGGCTTACTATGCCTTGAATTCCCTTGATCTTCAGGATACGATTCATACCTTTAACCAATATGTTGAATCGGGCCTTGATCCGGACTTTGGCAAAATGATTGTTAAAGATGCCGCTCCCATTCAAGAACCACCCTTTTATGCCATGAAACTTTGGCCCAAAGTTCATTTTGTTATGGGCGGTTTGGGAATCACTGAAAAAGCACAGGTCCTTGACTACCATGGGCACGTCATTGAAGGTCTTTATGCCGCCGGAGAAGTTGCAGGAGGCGTACATGGAGCTAGCCGTCTTGGCAGCTGTGCAGTAACGGAATGCATTGTATTTGGTCGAATTGCCGGTCAAGAAGTATGCTCAAAGTAA